In Theileria annulata chromosome 3, complete sequence, *** SEQUENCING IN PROGRESS ***, the sequence GTTGTTTCTAACCCTAATGAACGACTTGTTAATAACAGGGTCGACAATGATTTGGAGTCTGTTGATGATAGTTTATCCTCCCAGACCAAGTCCTATTCTGGTTTAACTAGGAGGCTTCTTTTGGCCGTTGTTGTCCTTTTCTTTTTAGCTGGAGTCTCCGTTGTTTCTTATTTTCTCTTTAGTAAATACAAGATGTTGAATAAGTTTAAGAAGGACTTGGATGACCATTTGACTAGGGACTTCCCGAACTTGGAAAAGGCTAAGCGTGACACTTGTTTCGAGGAATTGACTAGGTTGTTTGGCGACGGTTTCTTATCTGATGATCCTAAGCTTGAATACGAGGTCTACCGTGAATTTGAAGAGTTTAACTTCAAATACAATAGGCGTCACGTCAATCAACAAGAGCGTCTCAACAGGCTTGTAACTTTCCGTTCCAACTATCTTGAGGTTCTCGAACAGAAAGGTTAGTTCCaattacttaatttattattttaggtGATGAGGCTTATGTTAAGGGTATCAACAGATTCAGTGACCTCACTGAAAAAGAATTCTATAGACTATTCCCATCCAGAAAATTTTCTTACTTTAATTTGCCATACAACGATCATATATTAGATCACGTTTCAAATACCacttatttaaaaaatttgaaaaaggCCTTAAATACAAATGAGGATGTTGACCCTAAAAAGCTAACTGGAGAAGGCCTTGATTGGAGGAAGGCCAATGGAGTTACCAGGGTTAAGGATCAAGACTTTACACTTTGTTATTCATGCTGGGCCTTCTCAACTGTGGCTTCAATTGAAAGCCTGTATAGAGTTTACAGGGACGAAACAGTTGACTTGAGTGAACAGGAGTTGGTGGATTGCGACAAATTCAGCAATGGATGTTACACAGGCTCACCTTTCACCGCCATGGAATACGTCTGTTCAAATGGTTTATCATCATCGAGTGATGTACCATATACAGCTAAAGTAGGAAAATGCAATTATaccaaaaataaaaagaaatttgtaaataCATACTTTGTGAATAGCGGACTGgatatattaaacaaatcGCTTGTGGTTTCACCCACAATTGttccaattaatttatcgcatgattttgtaaaatataaaagcGGAGTTTACAACGGAAAGTGTGGTCACTACCCAAATCACGTAGTCTTGCTGGTGGGGGAAGGATACGATAAAAAAACAGGTATGAGGTACTGGATAATTAAGAACTCATGGGGAGAAGATTGGGGCGAAAACGGCTTCCTAAGATTGGCACGTAATAAGGGTATGGACAACACCTGTGGAATATTGTCAGTGGGAATAACACCAGTGTTATACTCATCTTAGGATAATTGTGTTATCCTTGtctattatatttgtatacATATTGAAGTTTAACATAACTATTATAGAATAGAAATACATATTCTAGTTATATGTGTTCTATCATTAGTTGTATGTTTTTGATTGAAATGGggatttttattttctgttataaataattatttgacaTTCTGCTTTTcatttagttatttttaatatttcctTCAAATATTAAGAAACTTATAAATAGCAATTTTGACCACTACACTTAAATCTTTGTCATTATATTTCAATTGCTATTTGTCATTTTTACTTTGGAATATTTCCATACTATCATTGTTTCATaggaatatttaatttttaattttttgttaatttgaTTCAACCATGGTTAGTTCCGTTGTTTCTAACCCTAATGAACGACTTGTTAATAACAGGGTCGACAATGATTTGGAGTCTGTTGATGATAGTTTATCCTCCCAGACCAAGTCCTATTCTGGTTTAACTAGGAGGCTTCTTTTGGCCGTTGTTGTCCTTTTCTTTTTAGCTGGAGTCTCCGTTGTTTCTTATTTTCTCTTTAGTAAATACAAGATGTTGAATAAGTTTAAGAAGGACTTGGATGACCATTTGACTAGGGACTTCCCGAACTTGGAAAAGGCTAAGCGTGACACTTGTTTCGAGGAATTGACTAGGTTGTTTGGCGACGGTTTCTTATCTGATGATCCTAAGCTTGAATACGAGGTCTACCGTGAATTTGAAGAGTTTAACTTCAAATACAATAGGCGTCACGTCAATCAACAAGAGCGTCTCAACAGGCTTGTAACTTTCCGTTCCAACTATCTTGAGGTTCTCGAACAGAAAGGTTAGTTccaattatttaatttattattttaggtGATGAGGCTTATGTTAAGGGTATCAACAGATTCAGTGACCTCACTGAAAAAGAATTCTATAGACTATTCCCTGTTATGAAACCACCAAAGGCAACATATTCAAATGGTTACTATTTATTAACCCATTTGTCAAATACCacttatttaaaaaatttgaaaaaggCCTTAAATACAAATGAGGATGTTGACCCCAAAAAACTAACTGGTGAAAACCTCGATTGGAGAAGATCATCTTCAGTTACCTCTGTTAAGGACCAAAGTAATTGTGGTGCTTGCTGGGCATTCTCAACTGTGGGTTCCGTTGAGGGTTATTACTTGTCCCACTTTGACAAAAGTTACGATCTCAGCGTCCAAGAGTTGGTGGATTGCGACACCTTTAGCAACGGTTGCCAAGGCGGTTTATTGGAGTCAGCTTTCGAATATGTCAGAAAACATGGTCTAGTATCTGCCAAAGACTTGCCTTTTGTAGATCGTACTAAAAGGTGTTCAGTACCATCCGCTAAAAAGGTCACCGTACCATCATACCTTGTTTTCAAGGGAAAGGAAGTTATGACGAAATCACTTACCTCCTCACCATGTTCCGTCTACGTCTCTGTTTCCCCTGAACTTGCCAAGTACAAATCCGGAGTTTACACCGGAGAATGCGGAAAGTCCCTGAACCACGCGGTTGTTTTGGTAGGTGAAGGATATGATGAAGTCACCAAAAAGAGATACTGGGTTGTGAAAAACTCTTGGGGAACAGATTGGGGTGAAGATGGTTACATGAGACTTGAAAGAACTAACATGGGTACAGATAAATGCGGAGTTCTTGACACTTCCGTATCTCCATTCGAACTTTAATATTCGTATTTAATGGTTATCTAACATTGCATCTTTTACCTTGGATTGTATCCATTGTCTTCCTTGAAGAACTCTTTAAATCAATGTTTTAAACCAGCAAtactatattttatttaaatacacTTAATCATTTCCATTATTCAtatcaattatatactgaacaaactattaaaaattgatatatatattaagttTAAGTTCTATTTCACGAGATTCTACCTCACACATTAAAGATAGGCATCatgattttttatcttttgGAGTCAACTATTTTACTTTCTTTAAAGAAATATGTTTTTAAGCTTATTTAGAAAACATCATAAATATACAGCTCCTCCAGGCCCCAAATTACAATCTCTCAAGGAAGCAATAACTTCTAAACTAAATCCTATATGTTTCTATGTCAAAAACGACCCAAACTATTCAACATACGTACACGATGAACATTTTTACGTAAGTTAAATTGTAGTAAACTTTTCATCTAGGGAATCTTATGCTCTCCGCTTTTTGAGGGGAAAACATACTCtgaaattaatcaaattgTTAACAGTATTCTCGAACCATTAGGTACAATTGGAAATCCCAAATATTTTTAGAGTTAAAAGGAAGAGTTCATTTAAACTGCCAACCTCCATCTCGCTACAATGTAAACTTATAGAAATAACTTTGAGTTCATGacatataaaaatattttagaaacTTAAAAGACATATCCGCCTTCGTTGGAATCTAGAACGCTAATCaatgttatttttactaaaatttGTAACATTTAATCTCATACCTAATATGAACTTCATGTAAACATTGGATTCACTTCAATAATTACAGTTATAGAATGAATAATTAATCAAAATTGATttctataaaataaatatttaactatttaGATTAGATTTTCGAATTTATGGTTGTGTTGAGAAAAGGCATATCATAACATTTTTTCTAACGGcgaaaaaattattaaaaaattataaaaccaaagtttttaatgaaaaatatatgaataatatctaattaaaatataattgtgGTTAATTAGAGTTTTagattcaaatttattaaattgtgtGTAATCCTATACTTAAAAATCtcatttttttcaataattcaaattctacatttaaattcatattatatatgttaATTTAGATAGAAAAATCATGGttttaaatgtaaattGAGGGGAATTTAATATGCGATAGATTAATTGTTTGGCTAGCAGAATGAGCTCAAATAAAGAGCTAGCCAATGACATTAAAGGTCCAATAAACCCAAGATTAGACTCGTTCACTAGatatactaataaaatccatcattatttttgtGCATTTATCATCGagttatttttagaaaaaattacaCTAACACACAACTGTATAAGACCGTGTTTAGTCTTTTTCCTTAAATTTGCTACCTATATCTGTAAAACACAAGCTTATGTTTTACAAATTACtataaaaaacaaataaaacaaaaacaCACTCGTTTTGAGataattttcttaataACAAGTGTTTTAAAAAGGTAGGACTTTATCACTTAAAAGCAGAATAGTCTCAAATGCACTGAGACTAGAGGCTCCCTGATAATTGACtaaaaatgttatattACGCAGCTTTTTATTCGATTAATTtataacaattatttataaaaattacttatCTAGATAGTTTCTTTAAAACTTCATCCTATGCTTAGGAGTAACATTggaatttaaatttcattttccAACACTCAACGATGAATATTATACACTTTCTGTTGACCATTCCGGTCATTTTTGTATCTGGAGCGGACAAGATGCCTGCGGGAGAAAGTTCTAGAACCTCTAAACCCAGTCCCCTAGTAACCCTAGAATCGGCGGTAACACAACCTTCAAAGGACCCATTCAAGACAATTAGTGCCTTGTCAAAAGCAACAAAAGTATGGAAGTCAGCGGTATCAGTATCAGGTGACTCTAAGACTGTACCTACTCCAGTTTCGGAACCAATGATCACTCGATCTTTTCAAGAACCAGTATCTCAAGAACTTGAATTCCAATCAGATACTGAAATTAATGAGTCAGGATCCGGTTCAGATGAGGATGAGGATGACGATGACGATGAGGAGGAAGAAGAAGACGATAAATCTACCTCATCTAAAAACGGAAAAGGCAGCCCAAAAGCTCAGCCTGGAGTATCTTCAAGCAGTACATCCTCAGCAAGTCCAACATCTCCAACTACAACATTATCACAAACTGGATTGGGACCAAGTGGTTCCCACGCTCAACAAGATCCCGGTGTAGGTGTTCCAGGAGTTGGTGTTCCAGGAGTAGGTGTTCCAGGAGTAGGTGTTCCAGGAGTAGGTGTTCCAGGTGTAGGTGTGCCAGGTGTAGGAGGTGTTCCCGGAGTTGGCGTTGCACCAGGGGTAGGTGTTCCAGGAGTTGGTGTTGCACCAGGTGTAGGTGTTGGAGCTGATAGTAGTGGATTGCCTGGAAGTGGTGGTCTTGGAGCAGGAGCAAAGGCTGGGAAAGGTCAAGGATCTGGTCTACAGGGACCAGGAGGTGTTGGAGTAGTACCTGGTGTAGGTGATGCAgcttcttcttcttcacCAGGAAAACCTCCAGGAGTAGGAGCAGGAGTTATGCCTGGAGTTGGTGTACGAGCACAAGGAGGAGTAATAATTGGTGCGCCAGGAGTAGCAGGTGTGCCAGGAGGAAAGCCAGGACAACCAGTATCTCAAGAACTTGAACTGAAATCAGACACTGAAATTAATGAGTCAGGTTCCAGTTCAGAAGGGGAAGACGATGACGATGAAgaagaggaagaagaaaataaatctACCTCATCTAAAGGAGCAGGAGGAAAGGCTGGAAAAGGTCAAGGATCTGTATCACCAGGAGGAGGATCCTCAGCAAGTCAAACATCTCCAACTACAACACCACAATCTGGCTTGGCATCAAGTGGTTCTCATGCTCAACAAAGTCCTCAACAAGATCCAGCGCCTAGTAAACCTAGTGGAGGAGGTGTGCCAGGAGTTGGAGTTCCTGGTGTTGGCGTTCCCGGTGTTGGAGTACCAGGAGTAGGAGTTGCGCCGGGAGTTGGTGTTGTACCTGGAGTAGGGGGTGCAACAActtcttcatcatcaaCAACTTCAACTTCAACTTcaactactactactactacaACTTCATCAGGAAAACCTTCAAACCAAGGAAGCCATGGTACTTCTCCAAGAAATGCAGTAACCAGACAAACTGACTCAATATCAGGACCCATACCATCACCAGGAGATCCAAGAGCAATTACTGGACAAATGGGTTTGTTATATTCAAGTAAATCTTTTGTAGGTGAAGGAGAAAGGTTTGCTGTACAGTTCCTGGGAGATTTTAAACCAAAACCAAGGAGATATGAAGGACAAGGAACAGATGCAGTAAAACTAAAACAATTCATTTTCGAAGAGGTCAAATCGCTGGTGCAAACCTTAATAAACCTTAAATTAGCAATTGCAAACGACTTTGTTGAAATCAGTGAAAAGTTGAAAAagaaaaatcaaaattacGTACCGAAATTAAAGTTGTTAAAAGGAGAACAATTTGACACCAAACAGAAGGTAGCCAACGTACTAAAAGGGTTCAATTCTCTGTACTTCGTATTTTTTATGAACCTTAACCTAGCGAAAGAAGTTAACAAACCGGAAGAATTGGCAGAATTTCTTTGGAAACTAAATACAATCCCAGATAAAGTAGGAAGAGAATTTGAGTTAGCAATAGAAAAAACTAAAGGTTCAGAGAAAAAGAAGGAATTAGAAGAAGCATTTAATTCAATAGGGTTAGGTTTCAAAATAGCACAGTACGCAACAAATGACATCCTCTCAAGTATAACAAATTCAGTCTACTCCCTGATAAAACTAAAGAATTTTGGAGATGATTTTGTTACCGAAGTAAGAAAGTCACTGCAAATGGTTCCACACCAAAAGAACCTAAACGGATCAGCATTTATAGTCAAAATCTCAGAAATAATCAACAAAAAAGGAACAGAAGATCAGGATCAAACATCAGGAAGTGGGTCAAAAGGAACAGAAGGAGGATCACTAAGGGGGCAAGATTTGACAGAAGAAGAAGTTTTGAAAGTTCTGGATGAACTAGTGAAGGATGTAAGCGAAGAACATGTTGGAATAGGAGATTTAAGTGACCCAAGTAGCAGAACACCAAATGCAAAACCAGCCGAACTTGGACCTTCACTAGTGATACAAAATGTACCGTCAGACCCCTCAAAAGTGACACCAACACAGCCTTCAAATTTGCCACAAGTACCAACAACAGGGCCGGGGAACGGGACGGATGGAACAACAACAGGACCAGGTGGAAACGGGGAAGGAGGCAAAGATTTGAAGGAAGGAGAAAAGAAAGAAGGATTATTTCAAAAGATCAAAAACAAACTCTTGGGCTCAGGATTCGAAGTCGcaagtattattataccaatGACAACAATCATATTCAGCATAGTCCACTAAAACTAAAAACACAACTAACCACactaatttataatatacacaataaatattaaacacTACACATTCagaaaaaaattacaaaaaatgataaataatgtacGTATCACTGATCGGAAGGTCAAATGTAGGAAAATCATCGCTGTTTAACTCAATTTTAGCTCAGGCAGGAAAGGCCTCCAACATACTCAAGTCAATAGTCTCAGAAAAACCAGGAACGACAAGAAACTCAAAACAAGCGCAGTTTTATCTAAAaggaaataaaataacattagtGGATACAGGAGGATTCGAAGCCTTCCTAACGAAAACCCCCAAAAGAGAAGATTCTTCAATCTTCAAGATAATCGAGAAGGAAACACACAAAGCAGTGGAGAGTTCAAACTTAATTTTCTTTGTTCTTGATGGAAATGAAGGAGTAACTCAACTGGATATCCACCTGGCggaaaaattaaaaaactGGGTGGATCAGGCGCACATTAAGCCCGAAGTCAA encodes:
- a CDS encoding sporozoite surface antigen, putative (note;~1 probable transmembrane helix predicted for TA03755 by TMHMM2.0 at aa 894-916;~Signal peptide predicted for TA03755 by SignalP 2.0 HMM (Signal peptide probability 0.910, signal anchor probability 0.002) with cleavage site probability 0.441 between residues 18 and 19;~GPI-Anchor Signal predicted for TA03755 by DGPI v2.04 with cleavage site probability 0.59159994 near 896), which encodes MNIIHFLLTIPVIFVSGADKMPAGESSRTSKPSPLVTLESAVTQPSKDPFKTISALSKATKVWKSAVSVSGDSKTVPTPVSEPMITRSFQEPVSQELEFQSDTEINESGSGSDEDEDDDDDEEEEEDDKSTSSKNGKGSPKAQPGVSSSSTSSASPTSPTTTLSQTGLGPSGSHAQQDPGVGVPGVGVPGVGVPGVGVPGVGVPGVGVPGVGGVPGVGVAPGVGVPGVGVAPGVGVGADSSGLPGSGGLGAGAKAGKGQGSGLQGPGGVGVVPGVGDAASSSSPGKPPGVGAGVMPGVGVRAQGGVIIGAPGVAGVPGGKPGQPVSQELELKSDTEINESGSSSEGEDDDDEEEEEENKSTSSKGAGGKAGKGQGSVSPGGGSSASQTSPTTTPQSGLASSGSHAQQSPQQDPAPSKPSGGGVPGVGVPGVGVPGVGVPGVGVAPGVGVVPGVGGATTSSSSTTSTSTSTTTTTTTSSGKPSNQGSHGTSPRNAVTRQTDSISGPIPSPGDPRAITGQMGLLYSSKSFVGEGERFAVQFLGDFKPKPRRYEGQGTDAVKLKQFIFEEVKSLVQTLINLKLAIANDFVEISEKLKKKNQNYVPKLKLLKGEQFDTKQKVANVLKGFNSLYFVFFMNLNLAKEVNKPEELAEFLWKLNTIPDKVGREFELAIEKTKGSEKKKELEEAFNSIGLGFKIAQYATNDILSSITNSVYSLIKLKNFGDDFVTEVRKSLQMVPHQKNLNGSAFIVKISEIINKKGTEDQDQTSGSGSKGTEGGSLRGQDLTEEEVLKVLDELVKDVSEEHVGIGDLSDPSSRTPNAKPAELGPSLVIQNVPSDPSKVTPTQPSNLPQVPTTGPGNGTDGTTTGPGGNGEGGKDLKEGEKKEGLFQKIKNKLLGSGFEVASIIIPMTTIIFSIVH
- a CDS encoding cysteine proteinase precursor, tacP, putative (note;~Tap-24g11.q1c.cand.102 - score = 35.38;~1 probable transmembrane helix predicted for TA03745 by TMHMM2.0 at aa 43-65;~Signal anchor predicted for TA03745 by SignalP 2.0 HMM (Signal peptide probability 0.000, signal anchor probability 0.972) with cleavage site probability 0.000 between residues 58 and 59), which encodes MVSSVVSNPNERLVNNRVDNDLESVDDSLSSQTKSYSGLTRRLLLAVVVLFFLAGVSVVSYFLFSKYKMLNKFKKDLDDHLTRDFPNLEKAKRDTCFEELTRLFGDGFLSDDPKLEYEVYREFEEFNFKYNRRHVNQQERLNRLVTFRSNYLEVLEQKGDEAYVKGINRFSDLTEKEFYRLFPSRKFSYFNLPYNDHILDHVSNTTYLKNLKKALNTNEDVDPKKLTGEGLDWRKANGVTRVKDQDFTLCYSCWAFSTVASIESLYRVYRDETVDLSEQELVDCDKFSNGCYTGSPFTAMEYVCSNGLSSSSDVPYTAKVGKCNYTKNKKKFVNTYFVNSGLDILNKSLVVSPTIVPINLSHDFVKYKSGVYNGKCGHYPNHVVLLVGEGYDKKTGMRYWIIKNSWGEDWGENGFLRLARNKGMDNTCGILSVGITPVLYSS
- a CDS encoding cysteine proteinase precursor, tacP, putative (note;~Tap-24g11.q1c.cand.103 - score = 35.76;~1 probable transmembrane helix predicted for TA03750 by TMHMM2.0 at aa 43-65;~Signal anchor predicted for TA03750 by SignalP 2.0 HMM (Signal peptide probability 0.000, signal anchor probability 0.972) with cleavage site probability 0.000 between residues 58 and 59), with the translated sequence MVSSVVSNPNERLVNNRVDNDLESVDDSLSSQTKSYSGLTRRLLLAVVVLFFLAGVSVVSYFLFSKYKMLNKFKKDLDDHLTRDFPNLEKAKRDTCFEELTRLFGDGFLSDDPKLEYEVYREFEEFNFKYNRRHVNQQERLNRLVTFRSNYLEVLEQKGDEAYVKGINRFSDLTEKEFYRLFPVMKPPKATYSNGYYLLTHLSNTTYLKNLKKALNTNEDVDPKKLTGENLDWRRSSSVTSVKDQSNCGACWAFSTVGSVEGYYLSHFDKSYDLSVQELVDCDTFSNGCQGGLLESAFEYVRKHGLVSAKDLPFVDRTKRCSVPSAKKVTVPSYLVFKGKEVMTKSLTSSPCSVYVSVSPELAKYKSGVYTGECGKSLNHAVVLVGEGYDEVTKKRYWVVKNSWGTDWGEDGYMRLERTNMGTDKCGVLDTSVSPFEL